A genomic window from Balaenoptera acutorostrata chromosome 20, mBalAcu1.1, whole genome shotgun sequence includes:
- the AKAP1 gene encoding A-kinase anchor protein 1, mitochondrial, with amino-acid sequence MAIQFRSLFPLALPGVLALLGWWWFFSRKKEHVRSHNKQMGASAVKLRAGPAAEEAVPVEDPSPGAAAPPPGAAQPPERELPTASKPPGELPALLRAHPAYRRSESSRGLPSTADTRFRPGPRREDSARMELALTGDEAKSAPLECPLPSPKGVPFPHEAAEVCNRETVMGRPAGWRRQGPPAAPAEKVGPGEKTREMGGAEGTGDAVMGENVLEEGPVSREQGPELLSSRAPSLAPLGGGGEKGRSSVLAVGEEPVGQLLSSFVESAHAELATPDETPTPRVRGSRGWDGDFSRELSKEETLDKNEKVEQAAFQIISKVILEATEEVLTTTMGRIAGRMYQAPAAQPQGPKEEEGCARANQKTALGQRAAEPALATAEAATGPVGAAFPSADLLAEDLPPPKTYVSCLTSPLSSPTQDRKPKNSTHHISLAPCPPPAAPLGESLDEASILAEDAACVTCMSNNGQGVPSVASSGQCSDSVSTSGLEDSCTETTSSPRDKATTPLLPESTVPFSNGVLKGELSDLGAEDGWTVDAEADHSGGSDGNSMDSVDSCCGLRKPDGFQNAQAGSHPKKVDLTVWEIEVPKHLVGRLIGKQGRYVSFLKQTSGAKIYISTLPYTQNIQICHIEGSQHHVDKALSLIGKKFKELNLTNIYAPPLPSLALPSLPMTSWLMLPDGITVEVIVVSQVNAGHLFVQQHTHPTFHALRSLDQQMYLCYSQPGIPTLPTPVEITVICAAPGMDGAWWRAQVVASYEETNEVEIRYVDYGGYKRVKVDVLRQIRSDFVTLPFQGAEVLLDSVMPLSDDDHFSPEADAAVSEMTGNTALLAQVTSYSPAGLPLIQLWSVIGDEVVLINRSLVERGLAQWVDSYYSSL; translated from the exons ATGGCGATCCAGTTCCGCTCACTTTTCCCCTTGGCACTGCCTGGAGTGCTGGCGCTCCTTGGCTGGTGGTGGTTTTTCTCTCGTAAAAAAGAGCACGTCAGAAGCCACAACAAACAGATGGGGGCCAGCGCTGTGAAGCTGAGGGCTGGCCCTGCCGCGGAGGAAGCGGTCCCCGTGGAGGACCCGTCTCCCGGAGCAGCGGCCCCGCCCCCCGGTGCCGCCCAGCCGCCTGAGAGGGAGCTCCCCACCGCCAGTAAGCCCCCTGGGGAGCTGCCCGCCCTGCTGCGGGCACACCCGGCCTACCGGCGATCAGAGTCCTCGCGCGGGCTTCCCAGCACCGCGGACACGAGGTTTCGTCCAGGACCACGCAGAGAGGACAGTGCAAGGATGGAGCTCGCTCTGACGGGTGACGAAGCTAAGTCTGCTCCTCTAGAGTGTCCCCTGCCGTCCCCAAAAGGCGTTCCGTTCCCCCACGAAGCGGCTGAGGTGTGTAATCGAGAGACCGTGATGGGCAGGCCGGCAGGGTGGCGCCGGCAGGGCCCGCCTGCAGCCCCCGCAGAGAAGGTGGGCCCCGGGGAGAAGACCAGGGAGATGGGTGGCGCCGAAGGCACAGGTGACGCGGTGATGGGAGAAAACGTGCTGGAAGAAGGTCCCGTGTCCCGGGAGCAGGGCCCCGAGTTGCTGAGCAGCAGAGCCCCCAGCCTGGCTCccttgggaggagggggagagaaggggaggagcaGTGTGCTGGCGGTGGGCGAGGAGCCCGTGGGGCAGTTGCTGAGTAGCTTCGTGGAGTCGGCCCACGCGGAGCTGGCGACGCCCGATGAGACGCCAACGCCCCGGGTCAGGGGGAGCAGAGGCTGGGACGGAGACTTCAGCCGCGAGCTGAGCAAGGAAGAGACCTTGGACAAAAACGAGAAGGTCGAGCAGGCTGCCTTCCAGATCATCTCCAAAGTGATCTTGGAGGCCACCGAGGAGGTGCTGACCACCACGATGGGCAGGATCGCGGGCCGGATGTATCAGGCCCCGGCTGCTCAGCCCCAAGGGCcgaaggaggaggagggctgtGCCCGAGCCAACCAGAAAACTGCCCTGGGCCAGCGTGCCGCGGAGCCTGCTCTGGCCACAGCGGAGGCAGCCACGGGCCCGGTGGGCGCCGCCTTCCCCTCCGCAGACCTGCTGGCAGAGGATCTGCCGCCACCAAAGACCTACGTGAGCTGCCTGACCAGCCCTCTGTCCAGCCCCACCCAGGACAGGAAGCCAAAGAACTCCACGCACCACATCTCCCTGGCCCCCTGCCCTCCACCGGCTGCCCCGCTTGGAGAGTCACTGGACGAGGCAAGCATCCTGGCAGAAGATGCCGCTTGTGTCACCTGCATGTCCAACAACGGCCAGGGCGTCCCCTCAGTGGCCTCCTCTGGGCAGTGCTCAGATTCTGTCAGCACTTCGGGGCTCGAAGACTCTTGTACAGAGaccacctccagccccagggaCAAGGCTACCACCCCGCTGCTGCCAGAAAGTACTGTGCCCTTCAGCAACGGGGTGCTGAAAGGGGAGCTGTCGGACCTGGGGGCTGAGGATGGATGGACCGTGGATGCGGAAGCAGATCATTCGGGAG GTTCGGACGGGAACAGCATGGATTCGGTGGACAGCTGCTGTGGCCTCAGGAAGCCTGACGGTTTCCAAAATGCCCAGGCAGGCTCCCATCCCAAGAAGGTCGACCTCACTGTCTGGGAGATCGAGGTGCCTAAG CACCTAGTTGGTCGGCTGATTGGCAAGCAGGGACGGTATGTGAGTTTTCTGAAGCAGACATCTGGTGCCAAGATCTACATCTCAACCCTGCCATACACCCAGAACATCCAGATCTGCCACATAGAAG GCTCTCAGCATCATGTGGACAAGGCACTGAGCTTGATTGGGAAGAAGTTCAAGGAACTGAACCTCACCAACATCTACGCTCCGCCACTGCCTTCGCTGGCACTGCCTTCTCTTCCAATGACTTCCTGG CTCATGCTCCCGGATGGCATCACTGTGGAGGTGATCGTGGTCAGCCAGGTCAATGCTGGGCACCTGTTTGTGCAGCAGCACACACACCCTACCTTCCATGCGCTGCGCAGCCTGGACCAGCAGATGTACCTCTGCTACTCTCAGCCTGGAATCCCCACCTTGCCCACCCCAGTGGAAA TAACGGTCATCTGCGCTGCCCCTGGCATGGACGGTGCCTGGTGGCGAGCCCAAGTGGTAGCCTCCTACGAGGAGACCAATGAAGTTGAGATTCGCTACGTTGACTACGGTGGATACAAGAGAGTGAAAGTAGACGTGCTCCGGCAGATCCG GTCTGACTTTGTGACCCTGCCGTTCCAGGGAGCAGAGGTCCTTCTGGACAGCGTGATGCCCCTCTCAG ATGATGACCACTTCTCACCTGAGGCAGATGCAGCTGTGAGCGAGATGACGGGCAATACAGCACTGCTGGCTCAG gtGACGAGTTACAGTCCAGCCGGCCTTCCTCTGATTCAGCTCTGGAGCGTGATTGGAGACGAG GTGGTGTTGATAAACCGGTCGCTGGTGGAGCGAGGCCTTGCTCAGTGGGTGGACAGCTATTACTCGAGCCTCTGA